The Natronocella acetinitrilica region GGAAGACCTGTCGTGCTGCGCGGGTGAAGCTGCCGCACTCGGCAATGGCGACGAAGGTGCGGAGCACATCCGTCTCCAGCAAGGGCAGGGGTTGAGGCACCGGGTCGGGCTGTGCTGTCTGGTTCATGGGGATACCTTTCAGAAATTCTTAACAATCAATGTAGTTCTTTTCGTTGGATTGATCAATTCTTCCGATGCAATCTGCTCTCCAGGGTCGAAACACGGTGTGTCGACCCGCCATGCCGACAAGCCCTGTCGGCCAGACGGAGGGAGACTCCCATGTCCAATCAGCAGCAGTATGAACAGATCAAGCGGACCATCCAGACCGGCCGTGGCCGGCCCGCCACGCCGGATTTCTATATGCCGGCGAGTTGGCCCACTGGGCTGGTGACGGGGTTGATGACAGCGTTGCGCGAGCTGTGGGTGGCGTGGCGTCGGCGCCGGCGGTTCCTGGCCCTGCGGGATCTGGACGATCGTTTGCTGCGGGATATCGGCCTGCGGCGAGAGGATGTGGAGCGCGGTGCCCGGCTGCCGTTGCGGCAGAATGCGGCCGAGATACTGGCCGCCGAACGTCAGGCGGCGCGTCGGCGTCAGGGCGGATAGACTGTGTCTCCCTGGAACGGAGGAGACAGTCCAATGGCCGAGATCATCCTGCATCACTACCCCCCCAGCCCGGTGGCGGAGAAGGTTCGCACCGCGCTGGGGCTCAAGCAACTGGCCTGGCATTCGGTGGAGGAGAACCGGCTGCCGGATAGGCCCGAACTGTTCGCCATGACCGGCGGTTACCGCCGTATTCCGGTCATGCAGATCGGCAGCGACATCTATTGCGATACCGCCTGCATCCTCGACGAACTCGAGCGCCGTCACCCGGAGCCGACGCTGTTCCCGGCGGGTTCGGCGGGACTGGCC contains the following coding sequences:
- a CDS encoding DUF1127 domain-containing protein → MSNQQQYEQIKRTIQTGRGRPATPDFYMPASWPTGLVTGLMTALRELWVAWRRRRRFLALRDLDDRLLRDIGLRREDVERGARLPLRQNAAEILAAERQAARRRQGG